ATACCGTCCCTTTCGTTTGGGGAAGCTTGTCTGCCGTGTTGGAAAGCAAGCTGCGGGCACAGACAAGGCTACCGGGATAGGCTCCCAACATGCGCATCCTTATTCTTGGCGGAACCGTCTTTCTTTCCCGTGAGGTTGCCCGGCAGGCAGTTGCCCGGGGCCACGACGTCACGTGTTTGGCCCGGGGTGAATCCGGGCCGCCTGTCACCGGCGCGGCCTTCGTGACCGCAGACCGCGACGCCGGACCGGAGGCCTATAAGGACCTGGACGGATCCTGGGACGCAGTGATCGACGTCGCCCGCAGGCCGCAGCAGGTGTGGGAGGCGCTTCAGGCGCTGGCCGGTCGGAGCAGCTACTGGTCCTTCGTGTCCAGCGCTTCCGTGTATGCGGCGCATGACACCCCGGGTGCGGACGAAAGCGCGGGTTTGCTGGGACCGCTGGAAGCTGTCCACGGTGTTTACCCGGATCCGGCGGACAGCGAGTACGGCCAGGCGAAGGTTGCCTGCGAGGATTTGGTGAGGGAGCTTGGCCCCGCGAATGTCCTGGTGACACGTCCGGGCCTGATCGCCGGACCCGAGGATGACAGTGACCGCTTCGGGTACTGGCCGGCGCGGCTGGCCCAGGAACGCAGCCCGGTGCTGATCCCTTCCAACGCTGAAGTGATGACGCAAACCATTGATGTTCGTGACCTCGCGCTGTGGCTGGTCAGCGGTGCCGAGGATGCCAGGGCAGGGAGTTTCAACGTCATGGGCCCGTCCGTGCCCTTTGGTGAGCTGCTGACGCTTTCCGCGGACGCGGCCGGCTTCCATGGGAGCTTCCGTACTGCGGACCCGCAGTGGCTCCATGAGCAGGGCGTGGCGTACTGGGCCGGAAACGAGTCGCTGCCGCTGTGGCTGCCGGAGGAAGGCTACGACGGATTTTCCACGAGATCGAACGCAGCGGCACTGGCGGCCGGACTTAGCCTCCGCCCGGTGGAGCAGACCGTTCGCGACGTTCTGGAGGACGAGCAGGAGCGCGGACTGTTCCGTGAGCGGAAAGCCGGACTCTCAGCGGCCCGGGAAACTGTCCTCCTGCAGGCACTGGACGCACTGTAATTAAGAGGCCCGCAGTTAACCTGTAGTTATGATTTCCGGCTTGTGCAGCACCGGAAAGTTGACGCTGCGGGCAATGAAGCACATCCGGTTGGCCTCAGCGTGCAGTTCTTCCGCCGTGGTGGTGGAGTTGCCGGCCGCCACCGTCACCTGCGGACGGAGCACGACGCCGGTGAACTCGCCGCTGCCGTCCCGGTTCAGCCGAAGGGTGCCCTCGGCGTCGTCGTTGTAGGCCAGGACGGTGATGCCGTTTTTCACCGCCACGTGCAGGTAGGAGAGCATATGGCACTGGGAGAGTGCCGTCAGCAGGAGCTGTTCGGGATTCCAGCGGTCCCGGTCGCCGTGGAAAGTGGGGTCGGCGGTTCCGGCGAGGTCCGGAAGTCCGTCGGCCCGGACGATGTGGTCGCGGCCGTAGCTCCGGTAGCCGGACGTGCCGGTTCCACGGTTGCCCGTCCATTCCAGGGATACTGCATAGCTGTGCTCGGAGAGATTCACGGCGGCTGACCTTCCTTCCCGTTCCTGTGGTGCAGTTCAGCGAAGCGATATGCCCGAAGCTCCGTGGTGCTGCATTGTTCAGCACCACGGAGCTCCGGATTTGCTTGTGACTACTTATCGACCGACTGTGCCTTCAGCGCGCGGACCACGCCGTCGCGGCTTTCCAGGATGAGCCGGCGCAGCGAGGGCGCTTCGTCGCCCAGGGATGCCAGGAAGGCATCCGTGGCGTCCACAGTGGCCTGCGTCGTCAGCCGGGACGGGTACAGGCCGGTCACGATCTGCTGCGCAATTTCGTGCGTCCGGGTGCTCCACACATTGCGTACGGCGGCGAAGTACTTCTCCGCGTAGGGCTCCAGCAGCGACGTGTCATGGACCCGGCTAAAGCCCACGATGGCCGAACGCTGGGCTGCGTTGGGCATATCGGTGCGCTCCACGATCGCATCCCATGCAGCGGCCTTGGATTCGGCGGTGGGAAGAGCGGCACGGGCCATGGCAGCGGCGAGCTGGCCGGTGGCCGTGGCATCCGTCTCCAGCTCAGCGGCTATGTCCGCTTCGCCCATCCGGCCGCCGGCTACCAAGCCGGTCAGGAGCTCCCAGCGCAGGTCCGCGTCGATGTTCAGGCCCTCCAGCGTTTGGTCGCCGGACAGCAGCCCGGCCAGGGTGTCCAGATGTTCCTCCGACACGGCGTGGCCGGCGAAGGACTTGACGAACTGCAGCTGCGAATCGGATCCGGGAGCTGCCGCACTGGCCAGCTCCCACAGGCTGTCCGCCGCGGCGGCGGTCATGGGCTCCCGGTCGGCCGGTGCAACGTAGAAGGCCAGCGTGGTGGCCAGCTGGCGCAGCAGGACCTGGACCACGGAGGAATCGGACTCCGAGCCGATGTTCTGCAGCACCAGTTCCACGTAGTTGCGGGCCGGGATCTCGCCGTCGCGCGTTGCGTCCCAGGCGGAGGCCCACACCAGGGTGCGGGGCAGGGACTCGGAAATGTCGCGCAGGCGCCGGACGGCGGTGTGCTCCGACTTTTCATCGAGGCGGATCTTGGCGTACGCCAGGTCATCATCGTTGAGCAGCAGCAGGTCCGGACGCTGCCGGCCCACCAGCTCGGCGACCTCGGTCCGTTCACCGTCAATGTCCAGCTCCACGCGGTGCGTGCGGTGCAGCTTGCCGTCGTCGCCGCTGTCATAGAAGCCGATGGCGAGCCGGTGCGGCCGCAGTGTCGGATAGTCAGCCACAGCGCTCTGGAGCACGGCAAATGAGGTGATGACGCCGTCGTCGTCCAGCTCAAGCTCGGGGCGCAGGGTGTTCACGCCGGCGGTTTCCAGCCACAGCTCGGACCATTCCTTCAGGTCCCGTCCACTGGCCGTTTCCAGTTCCGAGAGCAGGTCCTTGAGCTCGGTGTTGCCCCAGGCATGCTTGCCGAAGTACTCGCGGACACCGGCCATGAACTGGTCCTGGCCCACCCAGGCAACGAGCTGCTTAAGCACCGAAGCGCCCTTGGCGTAGGTGATGCCGTCAAAGTTGACCTGCACGTCTTCCAGATCACGGATTTCGGCGACGATGGGGTGCGTGGTCGGCAGCTGGTCCTGGCGGTAGGCCCAGGCCTTTTCCATGGACGCGAAGGTGGTCCAGGACTGTTTGAATTCGGTGGCGTCCGCCGCTGCGAGCGTGGACATGAATTCGGCAAAGGACTCGTTGAGCCAGAGATCATTCCACCAGCGCATCGTGACGAGGTCGCCGAACCACATGTGGGCCAGCTCGTGCAGGATGGTGACGGCGCGGCGCTCGACGGTCGCGTCGGGTACACGGGAACGGAAGACGTAGCTCTCGAGGAACGTGACGGCTCCGGCGTTTTCCATGGCTCCGGCGTTGAATTCCGGGACAAAGAGCTGGTCGTACTTTTCGAACGGGTACGGCGTGCCGAACTGCTTTTCGTAGAACTCGAAGCCCTGCCGGGTCAGCTCGAACACGTTCTCCGCGTCCAGGTGCTGCATCAGGGACTTGCGGGCGAAAACGCCCAGCGGAATGGTTCGGCCGTCGGAGCTGGTGAGTTCGCTGCGGACGGACTGGTAGGGTCCGGCGATCAGCGCGGTGATGTAGGAAGAGATCCGGGGTGTCGGGTCAAAGGACCAGGTGGCGTGCTTTCCGCCCTCTTCCAGGGATCCGGCCGGAACCGGTTCCGGGGTGGGGGAGTTGGAAATGACGTCCCAGTGCGAGGGCGCCGTGACCGTGAACCGGAATGTTGCTTTCAGATCCGGCTGTTCGAAGACGGTGAACATGCGGCGGGAGTCCGGGACCTCGAACTGGGAGTAGAGGTAGACCTCGTTGTCCACGGGATCCACAAAACGGTGCAGGCCTTCGCCCGTGTTCATGTAATAGGCATCAGCTTCGACAACGAGCTCGTTGGACGCCGCAAGATTCGGGAGCTGGATGCGCACGCCGTCGGAGACTTCAGCTGCGTCCAGGTCCACGCCGTTGAGCGTGACGCGGTGTACGGCCGCGGTGACGGCGTCGATAAACGTGGATGCGCCCTGTTGTGCGGAGAACCGAACCACGGTGGTGCTGCCGAACACCTCATCCCCGCGTGTGAGGTCAAGATTGACGTCATAGGAATCGACACTGATCAGTTCTGCTCGTTCACGGGCTTCTGAGCGCGTGAGATTCATACCTGGCAAGGTGTTGCCTTTCCAATATGCGAAGGGGTGTCTGCCGTCCCGTGGAAATCGGCTTGACGACTTATAACAATTGCAACATTGTCTCACTGGTTGACGCTCAGGAAAGAAAGGAACGGCAAACTCGCGGGAGAAAAATGTCCGGCACTCCCGTGGTCCGGTGGGTCCGGAGGCCCGTTGACACATTATTTGTGCCCGATGATCAGCGGCTAGGCTGGAATGGCAGGATTTCCCCACCACATGAAACGGATGGAACATGCGCGTCCATATTGCAACTGACCACGCGGGCATGGAGCTCAGTGCCCACCTTCTGGCCCACCTCCGCAGCAAGGGCTATGACATGGTGGACCACGGCCCGCAGGTCTACGACGCAGAGGATGACTATCCCGCATTCTGCATCGCCGCTGCCGAGGCGGTAGTGATCGATCAGCAGAGCGGCGTGGAGGCTTTGGGCATTGTGCTGGGAGGCTCCGGCAATGGGGAGCAGATTGCCGCCAACAAGGTCCGCGGCATTCGTGCGGCGCTCGCCTGGAACCTCTCGACAGCCAAGTTGGCCCGGGAGCACAACAACGCGAACGTGATTGCCGTCGGGGGCCGCCAGCACACCGTCGAAGAAGCCACGGAAATCATTGAAGCTTTCCTGGCCGAGCCCTACAGCAACGCCGAGCGCCACAACCGCCGGATTGCCAAGATCGCCGAGTACGAAACCACCGGAGCCATCGCGGACTCCTGACAGGGAAGGGGTCCTGATGCCCGAGGGGCATTCGATCCACCGGCTGGCCCGGCAGTTTAACTCGGTGTTTGCCGGCCGGCGGCTGGAGGTGTCCAGCCCGCAGGGGCGCTTCGCCGCCGGTGCTGCTCGGCTCGACGGGCGGATCCTGGTCAACGCTGAGGCTCACGGCAAGCAGCTGTTCCTGGCTTTCGATCACGATCTGTTTCTTCGCATCCACCTCGGCTTGTACGGCGCGTTCGATTTTGGCGGCGACTCAAGCTTCCTCGGTGCATCCAGTATTGGTGCGCCGAGGAAGGTGGGGGAGCGCGAAATTGCGTCCGACGACGACGGCGCAGCGTACGCAGGTCCGCCTGCACCCAAGGGAGCTGTCCGCGTGCGGATGGTCTCGCCGAACGGGTGGGCTGACCTTCGTGGGCCCACGGCGTGCGAGGTGATCACTGATGCCGAAAGAGCCGCTGTTGTTGCCCGGCTCGGTCCTGATCCGCTGCAGCAGGATGCGGATGAATCCGAATTTGTTGGCCGGCTTCGGCGGCGCGCCTCGCCGGTGGGTTTGCTGTTGATGAATCAGGAAATCCTCGCTGGAGTTGGAAACGTTTATCGTGCCGAGGTGCTTTTCCGGCGCCGGCTCTCTCCTTGGCGTCTGGGTAAGGACGTCAGTGAGGATGAGGCGGCGGCTCTCTGGAGGGACATCGTTTCGATCATGAACGACGGCGTGGCCCAGGGCAGGATCATCACGACTCTTCCTGCTGACCGGGACAGCGACACTGAACCTGTTCCACGGGAGGACGCGCACTACGTTTACCAGCGCACCGGCCTGCCCTGCCGGAAATGCGGGACGGCGGTAGCCCTGACCGAAATGGGCGCCCGGAAGCTGTACTGGTGCCCGCGTTGCCAGGAACGCTGAAGCAAAGTCCCCCCCCGCTGCCCAGGCCCGTCCTGCTGCTAGCCCGCCAGGGCCTCAAGGAACGCCGCTGTCACGGCCACTGCGTCAGCGGAGCTGCCGGGCAGGAAGACGGCGACGGCGAGATCGGCCTGGATGGCCGCCACCCAGGCGTGGTCGGGCTTCTCGCCGGCGGTCCCCGCCGTGCCTGCCGCGGCCATGACAGGTTTGCCGGAGACGTATCCCAGGACCTCCAATTCCTCCGAGGCACGTTCGCCGGCCACATTGGCGCGCAGAATCGACTGCAGCTGTTCCGCCTCGTCGGCGAACAGGTCCGGGGTGTCGCCGGCGGACGAGGGGGGCGCAGTCTCTCCGTCCCCGGAGCCCTGCCCAGCCTCCGGGTTAGCCTCGGCGTTAAGGACCAGCACGGGAGAGACCCTGTCGCCCCTGCCCACAGAGGCCGCCACGGCTGCCACGGCGAAGGGCGAAGCGAGTACCGTTCCCGGAACATCCGCGGCCGCTGTCTGCTCGGCTCCGCCGTCCGGCACTCCGCCGTAGAACGCCGGCGTCCCCAGACCCTCGGCCGTGCCCAGCCCCAGGCTCTGCGACGCTGCCGCCAGGTCCGCGTCAGCGGGAATGTAAGGTTCTTCGGTTCCTCCCGCTGCGCCGGCACGGAGCCGGGCCAGCTCGGTAACCGGGAGGAATGAACTGCCCAGGGAGTATTCGCCCAGCAAGGCAGTCTGAGTCCCCTTGCCTCCGGATGAATTGGCGACGGCCAGGACATGGCCGGTGGAGGGCTGGACTGCCACCAGCGAAGCACCGGGTGTGTCGGAAAGGAGGGCATCTGCCTGGGACTGGATCCGCAGGTCAAGGGTGGTCTCCAGGGCCACGCCGGGTTCCGCCGGTGCTTCAAAAAGAGGCGGGGACGGAGTGTTGTCCGCGGTCAGGACACGAACCGTCACCGCGTCTGAGCCCCTGAGCTGGGAATCGTATTCACGCTGGAGTCCGGAGAGCCCGGTGAGGTCCCCCGGAGCCAGCAGGCCGCCAGCGGCCATCTCATCTGTTGCAGGGCCCACCGTCCCCAACAGGTCTGCCGCAAAGCCGGGGCTGGGACCCAGTACCCGCCTTTCCGGAAGGGCATCGGCGCCGGGAATGGTTGCGATCTCGGAATCGAAGGTCGGTGACACCTTGTCCTGGCGCACGGTAGTGACTTCAACGAACTCATCGGGCCCGGCAGCCTGGACTTTTGCCGTGAGTGCGTCAGCATCCAGGCCGAGGAAGAGAGAAAGGTAATAGACCGAAGCGGCGTACTCATTTGCGCCCAGCACTGACTTGTCCAGGATGACCCGCCAAACCGGCCAGTGGCCCATCAGCACGGACCCGCCAGCGCCCAGAATGTCCGCACGCGTGGGCGGGGATGCCTTGCGCACCAGCCTCTGCCACGGAAGAAGGTCCGGATGCACCGTGGTGGAACGGAAACGGGTTTGCCAGCCGGTGTCCCTTCCGCGCTCCAGGGTCACAGTGGTCTCGTAGGTGTAGTCCTCCGGTGACGCGTTGACGTCCCACACGTATTTCAGGGTGGCTACGGCCTCGTCGCCTGAGACTTCGTCGATTTTTGACACGGTGACGGAAGGTTTAATCTTCATGCCGGAGACCACGTACTCAAGCATGCCGTTCACGGCCTCGACGGTTGAACCGGCGAACTCATTTCCGGTGACGTCCACGCGGGAGAGCCCGTCCGCCAGTGCGGCGACGGCTTCTTCCGGTCCGGGGCGCTCTTCAGCGGAACATCCGGCCAGCGGAAGGCCCAGGAACGATAACGCAAGGATGGCGGCTGTCAGGCGGTTCTTCCCCATGCGGGAACGATAGCTGCGCGCAGGGAAAAAGGGACGGGGAAAGCTCCGATTTGCTCTTGCGGGGACCATAATTGGCCGCTCCGGCCAACCCGTCCAGGAACGCCTTCATCACCGGTCCGCCGGTGCGGCCCAGACACCCGAGAGGGCAGCAGCTCCGAAACTCACGCCTGCCTGTGGTTCGTGAAGGCCAACAAAAAAGGGCCCCGCACGTAAGTGCAGGACCCTTTCAAAGCCGGCATCTGCCGGATATATTTTGCAGAGGGGATGACGGGAATCGAACCCGCGTGATCAGTTTGGAAAACTGAGGCTCTACCATTGAGCTACATCCCCGGCGCCCTAAGGCAGGTTTTACCTTAGCACGGTAATTCAGCGGTTCGGAAATCCCATCCCGAATCGGCCTTCAGGAGGGCCGGGCCACACTCAATTGTGCACAAGGCCCTGCATGCCGGTAGGCTGTCAGGTGCACTGACGGGGTGTAGCTCAGCTTGGAAGAGCGCCTGCTTTGGGAGCAGGAAGTCGCAGGTTCAAATCCTGTCACCCCGACTCTGTAGTACACATGGTGCAGACCCAATCCCAGAACCCTCAGGAGAACTACGCTGTGAAGAGCGCTGTAGAAAACCTCACACCCACGCGGGTAAAGCTCGTTGTCGAAGTTCCGTTTGAGGAATTGAAGCCGAGCATCGAAGAGGCCTACAAGACCATCGCCACCCAGGTGCAGGTGCCTGGCTTCCGCAAGGGCAAGGTCCCCAACAGGCTCATCGACCAGCGCGTCGGCCGCGGCTACGTTCTGGAAACCGCCATCAACGACGGCCTGAACGGTTTCTACCAGGAAGCTGTATCGGAAACGGGAATCCGTCCGATGAGCCGCCCCGAGGTTGAAATCAGCGAAGTTCCGGACCCCGCCACCGACGAAGGCCAGCTGGTCTTCAATGTCGAGCTGGACATCCGCCCGGAAATCGAACTCCCCGATTACTCCGGCCTCGAGGTCACCGTCGAGCCCGCTGTTGCTTCCGACGACGACGTCACCAAGGCCCTGGACGAACTGCGCGGCCGCTTCGGCACGCTCAAGAGCGTTGACCGTCCCGCCGCCGACGGCGACTTCCTCACCATGGATCTCGTAGCCAAGGTTGGCGACGAAGAGATCGATTCCGCTGCTGACCTCTCCTACCAGGTTGGCGCCGGCACCATGCTCGAGGGCATGGACGAAGCAGTCACCGGCCTGTCCGCTGACGAATCGGCAACCTTCGAGACGAAGCTGGCCGGCGGCGAGCACGCCGGCGAGGACGCCACCGTCACCGTTACGGTCAAGGCCGTCAAGGAGCGCGAGCTTCCCGAGGCCGACGACGACTTCGCCCAGCTGGCCAGCGAATTCGACACCATCGAAGAACTGCGCGAAGACCTGACCAAGCGCGCCGCCGAGTCCAAGCTGATGGAGCAGGGCGTCGAAGCCCGCGACAAGGTCCTGGAGAAGCTGCTGGAAATGATCGAGGTTCCGGTTCCGGAGTCTGTCATCGAAGAGCAGCTCGAGCAGCACTTCAGCTCCGAGA
This genomic interval from Arthrobacter citreus contains the following:
- a CDS encoding OsmC family protein, whose amino-acid sequence is MNLSEHSYAVSLEWTGNRGTGTSGYRSYGRDHIVRADGLPDLAGTADPTFHGDRDRWNPEQLLLTALSQCHMLSYLHVAVKNGITVLAYNDDAEGTLRLNRDGSGEFTGVVLRPQVTVAAGNSTTTAEELHAEANRMCFIARSVNFPVLHKPEIITTG
- a CDS encoding Fpg/Nei family DNA glycosylase — protein: MPEGHSIHRLARQFNSVFAGRRLEVSSPQGRFAAGAARLDGRILVNAEAHGKQLFLAFDHDLFLRIHLGLYGAFDFGGDSSFLGASSIGAPRKVGEREIASDDDGAAYAGPPAPKGAVRVRMVSPNGWADLRGPTACEVITDAERAAVVARLGPDPLQQDADESEFVGRLRRRASPVGLLLMNQEILAGVGNVYRAEVLFRRRLSPWRLGKDVSEDEAAALWRDIVSIMNDGVAQGRIITTLPADRDSDTEPVPREDAHYVYQRTGLPCRKCGTAVALTEMGARKLYWCPRCQER
- a CDS encoding ribose-5-phosphate isomerase: MRVHIATDHAGMELSAHLLAHLRSKGYDMVDHGPQVYDAEDDYPAFCIAAAEAVVIDQQSGVEALGIVLGGSGNGEQIAANKVRGIRAALAWNLSTAKLAREHNNANVIAVGGRQHTVEEATEIIEAFLAEPYSNAERHNRRIAKIAEYETTGAIADS
- the tig gene encoding trigger factor, translated to MKSAVENLTPTRVKLVVEVPFEELKPSIEEAYKTIATQVQVPGFRKGKVPNRLIDQRVGRGYVLETAINDGLNGFYQEAVSETGIRPMSRPEVEISEVPDPATDEGQLVFNVELDIRPEIELPDYSGLEVTVEPAVASDDDVTKALDELRGRFGTLKSVDRPAADGDFLTMDLVAKVGDEEIDSAADLSYQVGAGTMLEGMDEAVTGLSADESATFETKLAGGEHAGEDATVTVTVKAVKERELPEADDDFAQLASEFDTIEELREDLTKRAAESKLMEQGVEARDKVLEKLLEMIEVPVPESVIEEQLEQHFSSESAQSQGEDHDTEEHRAEVRENTAAAFKNEIILDAVADKEEVGVSQNELIDYIVSAAGQYGMDPNQFAQLIDQSGQVPMMVGEVRRRKALAKVLEQAKVTDTAGVEIDLSDFVRPAGEEAPAAEAEAPEAEVADEAKSDKA
- a CDS encoding NAD-dependent epimerase/dehydratase family protein: MRILILGGTVFLSREVARQAVARGHDVTCLARGESGPPVTGAAFVTADRDAGPEAYKDLDGSWDAVIDVARRPQQVWEALQALAGRSSYWSFVSSASVYAAHDTPGADESAGLLGPLEAVHGVYPDPADSEYGQAKVACEDLVRELGPANVLVTRPGLIAGPEDDSDRFGYWPARLAQERSPVLIPSNAEVMTQTIDVRDLALWLVSGAEDARAGSFNVMGPSVPFGELLTLSADAAGFHGSFRTADPQWLHEQGVAYWAGNESLPLWLPEEGYDGFSTRSNAAALAAGLSLRPVEQTVRDVLEDEQERGLFRERKAGLSAARETVLLQALDAL
- the pepN gene encoding aminopeptidase N, with the protein product MNLTRSEARERAELISVDSYDVNLDLTRGDEVFGSTTVVRFSAQQGASTFIDAVTAAVHRVTLNGVDLDAAEVSDGVRIQLPNLAASNELVVEADAYYMNTGEGLHRFVDPVDNEVYLYSQFEVPDSRRMFTVFEQPDLKATFRFTVTAPSHWDVISNSPTPEPVPAGSLEEGGKHATWSFDPTPRISSYITALIAGPYQSVRSELTSSDGRTIPLGVFARKSLMQHLDAENVFELTRQGFEFYEKQFGTPYPFEKYDQLFVPEFNAGAMENAGAVTFLESYVFRSRVPDATVERRAVTILHELAHMWFGDLVTMRWWNDLWLNESFAEFMSTLAAADATEFKQSWTTFASMEKAWAYRQDQLPTTHPIVAEIRDLEDVQVNFDGITYAKGASVLKQLVAWVGQDQFMAGVREYFGKHAWGNTELKDLLSELETASGRDLKEWSELWLETAGVNTLRPELELDDDGVITSFAVLQSAVADYPTLRPHRLAIGFYDSGDDGKLHRTHRVELDIDGERTEVAELVGRQRPDLLLLNDDDLAYAKIRLDEKSEHTAVRRLRDISESLPRTLVWASAWDATRDGEIPARNYVELVLQNIGSESDSSVVQVLLRQLATTLAFYVAPADREPMTAAAADSLWELASAAAPGSDSQLQFVKSFAGHAVSEEHLDTLAGLLSGDQTLEGLNIDADLRWELLTGLVAGGRMGEADIAAELETDATATGQLAAAMARAALPTAESKAAAWDAIVERTDMPNAAQRSAIVGFSRVHDTSLLEPYAEKYFAAVRNVWSTRTHEIAQQIVTGLYPSRLTTQATVDATDAFLASLGDEAPSLRRLILESRDGVVRALKAQSVDK